A DNA window from Bos mutus isolate GX-2022 chromosome 11, NWIPB_WYAK_1.1, whole genome shotgun sequence contains the following coding sequences:
- the PTGES gene encoding prostaglandin E synthase: protein MPPSGLELMNGQVLPAFLLCSALLVIKMYVVAVITGQVRLRKKAFANPEDAQRHGGLQYCRNDPDVERCLRAHRNDMETIYPFLFLGFVYSFLGPNPFVARMHFLVFFLGRMVHTVAYLGKLRAPTRSLAYTLAQLPCASMALQIVWEAARHL from the exons ATGCCGCCCTCCGGCCTGGAGCTGATGAACGGCCAGGTGCTCCCCGCCTTCCTGCTCTGCAGCGCGCTGCTGGTCATCAAAATGTACGTGGTGGCCGTCATCACCGGCCAAGTGAGGCTGCGGAAGAAG GCTTTTGCCAACCCCGAGGATGCTCAGAGACATGGAGGCCTCCAGTATTGCCGGAACGACCCAGATGTGGAACGCTGCCTCAG AGCCCACCGGAACGACATGGAGACCATCTACCCCTTCCTGTTCCTGGGCTTTGTCTACTCTTTCCTCGGACCGAACCCCTTCGTCGCCCGGATGCACTTCCTGGTCTTCTTCCTGGGCCGTATGGTACACACCGTGGCATACCTGGGGAAACTGCGGGCGCCCACCCGCTCCCTGGCCTACACCCTGGCCCAGCTCCCCTGCGCCTCCATGGCCCTGCAGATTGTCTGGGAGGCAGCCCGCCACCTGTGA